The sequence below is a genomic window from Lolium perenne isolate Kyuss_39 chromosome 4, Kyuss_2.0, whole genome shotgun sequence.
GGGAAGGTATAAGGAGATGCTAATCAGCCGATTAgtttttctatttattcattTTTTTTGCTATGACATCGGATGTATTGTAACTGCAAACCTGCTGAATGGACTGAGATTTCTGGGTCACCTTATGGTTTTTGGATCTATGGATAGTTCGTGAGTTGTTTACTTGTTTTTTATTAACAGTTAGCAGGTTCTGCTAGTATCGCAGTTCATGTGAATATGTGATtgttctactccctccgtcctgaaAAGTATGTCACAGATTTGTACTTTTCGGGACGGAAGGAATATGATATATTCACGATACTCAGATCATGTTTGGAAAATTGGAAATGAGGCATCCAGGTCAATTATGTCAATAGAATAGGGGGCTAAAGTTCTAATGAAATTCATGCTATCAGCCCGAATGAGCTTTGCGCTTTGACCTGGATGACATTCAATATTGCCCAAGTTAATGGAACGTTGCAATTTTATTTGGATTTTGGCATCTGTTTTCCACCATCCCACGAGGTTGGACTTCCATGCATTAGGTGCACCTTGCCCCCTTACATGGTTAGCCAGTGTCTTTAAATATGTAATTACGTTCGGTTTCGCAGCAACACTTATGTTCCCACCAGCCATTGGTGACATTCCGGAAAATAAGGAGATCAAGCAAAAGGATTAGTTAATCTTTCCTTTCTCAGTAAAGTGGCTGTTTGAGAAGAAACTTAAACACTATCCTTTGTACTGGTTTGGGTGCATACTACAACCTACAAAATAAGCATGAATGACAATTCCTCATACTTGTGTTAGCTGAACAGTCCTGCAAGCTGCTCGATTGTCTCCGGTTATCCTGACCGGTGAGAACTCTTGTGGACTTGTCTTGCTGCCCACCCACTTTGTTTTAAATCCAGCCTCAAGCTGAAGTCAACAATAATGATCTAGTTGCTCATGGATAGGAAGGTATTGTGATGGCAACAGAGGAAAGCCGAATTTTGTACCAGGGTACACAATCTTCTGGAACATCTTTGGGCAAACACACGTGCAGGGGCCAAAAGAGGGTGAAGGGGAGAATTTGGTCAATAAATGTGGAGTTTCTTATGTTACCAATCTATATTAATCTTATATAAAAACTACTAAAATCTGCGGCATCCATTTTAcatccaaaccaagaaaaagtgtTGAGGATGGAATGCATAAGGAGGCAGCTTGGAACATATGAGCAGATGATGCTTGAATATAATTACTGGTAATCTGCATTGCTTGACAAGAACTCTTTCGGTAGAAAGCATGGAATGTACAAAGATTTTTACTCTATGCTGTATTGCTGTGGAATCCTTCAAAGTTCTAACAATGTTTGAGGTAACTGCTTTCACTCACTTATTAGGGCTTCAGTAAGTGATAGTGATTGACTGTTTCATGTTATCCTATCATTGCTTCTATATTTTTCCTTACCATGGCAACCTTTGCATTCCAGAAGGAAGAGCCCTTCACCCTCCTCTCCTAGGAGGCGCAAGAGTCGATCTCCATCAGAAAGACGTAACAAACGAAAGAGAAGTCGGAGTGTCACTAGCTCCCCAATTGCCAAATCAACTCCTCAGCTTAGGTCTCCAGAGAATAAGAATGTCATTGATAAGCAAAGGctagaagaagaaaagaaaaggtGGGGAGTATCTGCTTTGCTATTTAGAGTTTGGATATGCAATCTACCAACCAAATTGTTTACTGTTTCTCTCTTTGCCTTGCCCCTTTTCAATGTTGACGAGCTATTGCTTAAGGATATTTTCATAGTGATATTGTATTGTATTCATCTTGCTGCTGTTTTCACCACATTGTGAGGTCAGGTTCTACTTGGCTATCTGTGCTCTAAATTATATCTTTTCCAGAATACATGTATTTTAattgctctagatttttcaaaATACACATTCACAGTGGGTTTAGTAATATTTTTGTCGAACAATAATATATGGACTATTATGTTGATATAAATGTTAATTTGATAATCTTTTCCATACATGGATTATTCTGTTTATAAAATGAAGGCACATCCAACTTTCCTCACTGCTAGTACCTCTTTGTTTAGATATAACTGCATCTTATATGCTTAAGTTGCTGCAAGCTAGCTGTGAAAAGGCAATCTATGTACAGTGCATTGAAACTATGTTGAATATAACTCAGTAAGAAATGAAATTAGTCGCAACACTCCACTATCATCACCACAGTTGGTTCTATTTCCATGTTTATGCAAATTAATAATGCTATTGTTCATATGCTATGTAGTCAGGTTGCAGTTCTCAGTTTCCTGTGCTTATTCAATGGCCAACGTTTTATGTGAGGACAATTAGCTACTGGCTTAGTTCCAATTTAGTGGCGTTCCTTTCTTCTGATTTAGTTCCGGACTTCTGGTGTTGTTTTGGGCTTTCTGTAAAAATCATTACttcctccgttcttttttaattgactcaaatttagtacaaagttgtactaaatctgagtcaattaaaagagaacggagggagtaccattTTAACTATTCACTGCTCTTCTGGTTTTGAATATGGAATAGTTCGTTTGCTGCCCTGACATGTAACGTATAGATGGGAATGAAACTGAAGTGGCAGAATATTAAATTGTATCATTAAACATGGTGGCTTTTCAGTTTATGTTTAGTTTTTGTCTATTGCCTGTTATTTGAAGTGTGCTaactcttttttttttgcttcctCAAAAAgtgatactccctccatcccacgaaacatgtcttaagtttatctaaatttagatggaTGTAGAGACTaaggctttgatgttgttgttgttgtagagactaaatagtgtctagatacatccaaatttagacaaagttaagacatgtttcatgggacggagggagtactagccAATTGAGTTTTTCTCAAAAAGGTCAATGCATGGTTGGTTTGATATATGTTCTGAGATACATGTAAAAATATAATTTAGTTGGAATATTGAGATGCATGTAAAAATATCATTTAGTTGGAATAGTGAGACGCTTACATGATTAGCTCTAAATCTGCCACAAGTTACTTGACATTCTTCTCTACAGGCTTTTCTGAAGGAAGCTACTGCTATAGTTCCACTTATTATATTTGATGATGCAATTGGTGATCCTTTATCTACTCTTGACCAGTTTTGCTAATTCGTTTTTTGGATCTGGAATCATAATAGAGGTATGCCTAAAATGTATTAGTTTGTATTCAACACTATGCTGATGAAAGGTATAGCTGATGATAGATAGCGTTAAAGAATGTAAATCTAGCGCCTTGCTTTTGGCTGCTTTTGTTGCCTTGAATATTCTTTTTATGGAAGTGTTGGCATTTAGGAATATTATATTATCCAAAATTCACTTCTTTGACTTGTTCTTGCAATTGCAGGTGCCAAAAAGAAGTTGAACTGAGACTATTAGAGGAGGAAACAACAAAAAGAGTTGAGCAAGCTATTAGAAAACAAGTTGAGGATAGTATGAATTCTGAGGAAATTAAACATGAAATACAAAGACGTATTGATGAAGGGCGGAAAAGGATACATGGAGAGGTGGCTGCTCAAATCGAGAAAGAGAAGGTGTCGGCGTTGGTAGAGGCCCAGCAGAAAGCTGTAAGCTCCTTGCCGCTGGCATGTATTATGCACCCTTTGCATGATTAATTTGTCCTTGTTATAATTCAATAAAGCTCATATTTGCTGGTACTCATTTTTGTTGCCACAGGAACATGAGAAGAAAGAGCGAGAAGAGCTAGAGAGGAAGCTTGAAGAAGACCGAAAGAAAGCAGAGGAGGCTCAGATGAAGGTAGCTATGGAGCAGCAACAGAAAGAGCTGGAACGGTATCAGGAGCTGGAGAGGCTTCAGAAAGAGAGGGAGGAAGCCATGAAGCAGAAACAGATGGAGGAACAGCAGCAGAAGCAGAACCAGATGAAGCTGCTGGGCAAGAACAAGTCACGGCCGAAGCTGTCGTTCGCTTTTGGGACGAAGTAGTGTCGATTTGCTAAGCGAAGATAGCACCTTAGTTTCCATTTATAAACACCTGTACGTAACTGATCATTGCTGGTATGTCGCTCAGGCAAATCCTGGTGTAGTAAAAGTTGGTTCTTCATCTGTCTGCCGCCGTTCCGCCCCAGATCCGGCCGCTCTCGACGCCTGCGCTCGCGCTGGTGCTCGTAGAGATGCGCTAGGATGCTGGCTTCTCTTGTTTTTCAGTAGGTCTAGGACTAGGTCTAGGTTTGCTTGTGTCTGGTCCCTAGTGGTGATTGGCGTTATGCCTTTGTTTGGCGCTATGCCGGCTATGCGGATGTTCCCGGCGCTCTCGAGCGGTGGCCGGGGCGTGGTGCTGGTTCTACTCCTCGCGGTGCTCTCGAGGTGGGAGCCGGATGCGACGGTCGGGGCCGACATCAAATCCCCAGTGAATAAGCTCGTTTTGCAGATTCGAAGTGCAGATCGACCAGTTTTGGTTTCCTCTCTCCCGATTTGCAGCCATCGTGGTGATGGTACTGTCGGTGAGGTGGTTTCCATGGCTGGTTTTCGATCTGTGCCGATGGGTACTTTGCAAGGAGGAAGGTCTGCTCCTCTTCTGTCTTTTGATTGTCTTCGAGGTGAAGGTGGATCAAGACCAGATGAGAAGGCAGCTTCATCTTTTCGACATGTCCTGAGCTCCATCCCGGCGGTGATTTGCCCGAGACTTTTGGTCCGCACGCCGCCGCATCTTCAGGCCGAAGGGCGGCCATCAAAGAAGTTCCTCCCAGCCGATGTGCATGAAGGGAGGCAGTTCATCCGTGGATTGGCATCCGTGCCGTCTTCGTCTGCGTGGTGCCGAAGGAGGAGGCGCGGCGACGACCTTGCCCCAAGTGGTTCCGTCCCCGGCGGTGAGGTCGCTGGTTTCGTTCTACGGTTGTATCTTGGACTTGATCGCGTTTTTCACTTTTCTTTTAGGGCCCTCTTTGCAATGTCCAGGGACTGGTCTGTAGTTCCTTTACTTTTTAGCTCCTTGGATGTAACCAGTCGGATTTTAATGAATATATGAATGTGCGTCGAGGTCCTTTGGGACCTCTcttctgttcaaaaaaaaaaaaaaatctgtctTTTAACCGGCCTTAGTCGTGCGCTCCAAAGGCTTTTTCTACTTGGCGCGGTCCAATACGCTTTTTCTACCTGGCGCGGTCCAGTACGCTGTTCGGCACCCCAAGGCCATCCCCGTTCCAAAGGGACGCTTCAGGCATGGTGGGCCCAATGTGTCATTGAGATGTCATTGAGATACGAATGAAGCGCATCAACTTTGCCTTAATAGCGACAAGGGGTAGGTGCAACTTTGCCTTAATAGCGACAAGGGGTAGGTGAGACGTTTTGTCGGCGCCGTGCCTCCTTGACGTGGCGCTGCACCTCCTCCACGCGTCGCCACCGTTCGCAGGCCACCGCTTGTTCCCACGCTTTCTTGTCGCCTCTTACCGTCTCTTCTCGCGCCGCTGCCGCGTATAAAAAGCCGTTTCTACTCAATGGACGCCACCACAACCGCCGACATCCCTTTCTCCATCGCAAAACATGCCTCGTCTCCTGCACACCACCTTCGAAATGATGAGCCGCGCTGGCGGCAGCCAGTTTcctccaccaccgtctccacctccatctccaccaccactgcCGGTGGAGTTCGAAGTTGACCCGCAGCTGGCGGACAACGAGGAATGGGAGGCAGCGGCGCAAGCAGGCACCATAGAGGCGTTCGACGCCGCGGCGGCGGAAGAGACGCGCCTCCGCTGGAGGGAGGAGATGGGCGAGTGGCGGCGTGCTTAGTAGTTGTAGCGACATGCAGACGAGCTGGACATGTGGCGGACTACGCAAGAACTGCACGAGCAGCGGCGCATTGAGGAGCTGCGGGAGTGCGGCTGCGGCTGCCGGAGCTCCAGCAACGACAGCGGCGGGAGGAGCtggagcagcagcagcgggaggagGCGACGACAGTTGAAGCGGCGACCTAGGAGGCGGAAGCGACGACGTTGGCGGCGGAGGCtgaagcggaggaggaggacgaggactagGACGATGACGAGGACGAGTACAACGATGATGGTGACATCGACTGGTCCGACGGTGGGTCAGACACGAAGGAGTAGGCGGCGCATCAGCGTGcgatcgtcgagtccttcgagtggtAGAAGAAGCTGCATGACGACACCTGTGCTCGCGACGAGGACAAGAATGTGCGGGTTCGCCACGACGTCGAACTCTCCCTCTAGCAGGAACATCGGcagaggggaggcgacgacgcgGGAGGACGGCGTCTTCTCGTCACGCTCCAGAGGAAGGGGCGGCGCGCAACGAACAAGCATCGTCGGAGGGGAGGCGACGatggggcggggccgtcgaacgcaccgcaaGGCGGcaagtaggctagggtttagatgaTCCAAactgttttcattcaaacttgtaAAATATAATCAAATTTAAATGAAAACTTTTATTTTCATGCATCTTTATTGTTTTGGGGCCTctaaatgggggggggggggggcgactggggagcgacacgcCCAAGCGCGACACCACACCAACGCGTCCCCCAAGCGTTcaatccggcgccgtttgggggccACTTTGAGGGACACGACTTGATGAGGCTTGAGCCTCCAGATGTTGTCCCAATTTACGAATTGACCCAAAGTGGTGGATGAGGAGATGGGAAAAAGAGGGGAAATAAACTCCAAAACAAAAACACAACTCACACACCCAGATACGAACCACTCCTTAGCTAGTTAAACTAAGCCAATAGAATCATCCAAGGAGAGACCTAGAGGTAGAATCCTTgtatgagagattggtgttgaaaTCAAGAACTAGGGTATGATTGAGAGAGTGTAGTCCATTAAAATCACTCATAAGCAAGTTTTGAATCCACAGAGGTTGCCTTGAATTACATAGGAGGTGAAACCCAAAGGTAAGAGAGCCAAGCTCAGAAAATATCTCAAACTATGACTAACCCTAGTTCATACGGGTACGGAGGCACATGTAGCCCAAACCTAGTCAGTGGTAATTTAGGCATTacaaaagataaagt
It includes:
- the LOC127323280 gene encoding uncharacterized protein, which gives rise to MPRDLSRSPPRRRRRSPSPLYRGRRNRRERVPSRSRSPYRPSYRRKSPSPSSPRRRKSRSPSERRNKRKRSRSVTSSPIAKSTPQLRSPENKNVIDKQRLEEEKKRCQKEVELRLLEEETTKRVEQAIRKQVEDSMNSEEIKHEIQRRIDEGRKRIHGEVAAQIEKEKVSALVEAQQKAEHEKKEREELERKLEEDRKKAEEAQMKVAMEQQQKELERYQELERLQKEREEAMKQKQMEEQQQKQNQMKLLGKNKSRPKLSFAFGTK